Proteins encoded by one window of Conger conger chromosome 1, fConCon1.1, whole genome shotgun sequence:
- the LOC133138860 gene encoding CUB domain-containing protein 1-like produces the protein MAGWFPLLVGLFLAVGLNISGGQAQSDHTDQNMRFTISRQGSMDSDCTVCVNSKKPCLMKTISVTDISSVTFDKCPHPQQVFTVEIYQKIGCDELSCSADIVHAETSHLTNLNRTFIWDLVPERPKSFQLTFTGTGMRQILPTETCPDQHTYTVMANQSTGIAAIGTFCRHGTITSILALSQSRLVLEVPGGQRLDSVRFQVSVGPEIKTLALVKVTLPSGPSATKYFSPNYPRSFPDDDLMTWEIHVPPEHNFTVQFLKYTEPQCVKKEVVVEYHKTDNMSMMFTGKSLSSPQPANRQGNFSLSLRNCEMERKSSAGLTLNFQVSVARSIKQVSCAVDLRKEERVQLLIEKKDHKSDCQMKKNSVLQDTITVASGSLDSLFFKDCLSDDLMLTINKTIDCQWKECSVVPLSVPDLRCLPTPLRKISWHLLAPEDGTVELVHRGNLQQLLPGQPCNANFRLRVDEGNTVTVGSYCPKGPIQKIQVRANVSVTATASAKDDLRRTSESFLNVSFRKDISDRYIFTVVPEKDVPVLLATPSWPDGMSDHSTISWIVTVPPDYQANLVFLHVSQPKCRNRHTIIKVQTLGSREEMFSRREDEQSEDELSIPETFYLNMSNCEPELGAFSVLSQITLEENTGPILGIALGTIAGLLLLLLLILIVVWVIRKKKRQETHKTSIYNPNGANFPPGHRMFPKSREDNESHVYASIEDTMVYGHLLKESDYPTSDSDLEIKPEVDTYRGFTGPTEAPPPPLPHSHRQKLPEPGAPEVDVYRPFIDQSESALPVQDKMVENELYGPGSNGLGSPVSPTPDSHSEQ, from the exons ATGGCGGGCTGGTTTCCTCTGCTTGTTGGACTGTTCCTAGCGGTTGGGTTAAATATCTCAG GGGGCCAAGCTCAATCTGACCATACAGACCAGAATATGAGGTTCACCATCTCCAGGCAGGGTTCCATGGattcagactgcactgtatgtgtcaaCTCCAAGAAACCGTGTCTCATGAAGACCATCAGTGTTACCGACATATCCTCTGTGACGTTTGACAAATGCCCCCACCCACAGCAAGTCTTCACTGTGGAGATATATCAGAAGATTG GTTGCGATGAGTTATCCTGCAGTGCAGACATCGTCCATGCGGAAACATCACATTTAACAAATTTGAATAGAACCTTTATCTGGGATTTGGTGCCTGAGCGCCCAAAGTCTTTCCAGCTGACCTTCACTGGTACGGGCATGAGGCAGATCTTACCCACCGAGACGTGCCCAGATCAGCACACGTATACCGTAATGGCTAACCAGTCCACTGGAATTGCTGCCATTGGAACCTTCTGCCGACACGGCACAATCACCTCCATCTTGGCACTGTCCCAGAGCAGGCTGGTTTTGGAGGTCCCAGGGGGACAGAGACTGGACTCTGTCCGCTTCCAGGTGTCTGTTGGCCCAGAGATCAAAA CTCTTGCATTAGTTAAAGTGACACTGCCGTCTGGACCGTCAGCCACCAAGTACTTCTCTCCCAACTACCCCAGAAGCTTCCCTGATGACGACCTGATGACCTGGGAGATCCACGTCCCGCCGGAGCACAATTTCACCGTGCAGTTCCTGAAGTACACAGAGCCACAGTGCGTCAAgaaggaggtggtggtggagtATCACAAGACAGACAATATGTCCATGATGTTCACTGGCAAGAGTCTGTCAAGTCCTCAGCCTGCAAACCGGCAGGGGAACTTCTCCCTGTCCCTGAGGAACTGTGAGATGGAGAGGAAGTCCTCAGCTGGCCTCACCCTGAACTTTCAGGTCTCTGTGGCCAGGAGCATCAAGCAAG taTCATGTGCTGTGGACCTGCGAAAGGAAGAAAGAGTCCAGCTCCTCATTGAGAAGAAAGACCATAAGTCAGACTGCCAAATGAAAAAGAACTCTGTTCTCCAGGATACAATCACAGTGGCCTCAGGGAGTCTTGACAGCTTATTTTTCAAAGACTGCCTTAGTGACGACCTTATGTTAACCATCAACAAAACCATTG ATTGTCAGTGGAAGGAGTGCTCGGTAGTGCCTCTTTCTGTTCCCGACCTGCGGTGCCTGCCTACGCCCCTACGTAAGATCAGCTGGCATCTCCTTGCCCCAGAGGACGGAACGGTGGAACTGGTGCACAGGGGCAACCTGCAGCAGCTCCTGCCTGGCCAACCCTGCAATGCCAACTTCAGACTCAGAGTCGACGAGGGCAACACGGTCACTGTCGGAAGCTACTGCCCGAAAGGCCCTATCCAGAAGATCCAGGTCCGCGCCAATGTGTCTgtaactgccacagccagcgCCAAAGATGACCTCCGCAGGACCTCTGAGTCCTTTCTCAATGTCTCCTTCAGGAAAGATATCTCAG ACAGATACATCTTCACAGTCGTACCTGAAAAGGATGTCCCAGTCTTGCTGGCCACACCCAGCTGGCCAGATGGAATGAGTGACCACTCCACCATCTCATGGATAGTCACAGTGCCTCCAGACTACCAGGCCAACCTGGTGTTCCTCCATGTCAGCCAGCCCAAGTGCAGGAATCGACATACCATTATAAAGGTGCAGACACTGGGCTCCCGCGAGGAGATGTTCAGCCGTCGGGAGGATGAGCAGTCTGAGGATGAGCTGAGCATCCCAGAGACCTTCTACCTCAACATGTCCAACTGTGAGCCAGAGCTGGGAGCCTTCAGTGTGCTCTCCCAGATTACACTGGAGGAGAATACCG GCCCTATCCTGGGTATCGCTCTGGGGACCATCGCTGGgcttctgctcctcctgctcctgatCCTGATCGTGGTGTGGGTGATCCG gaAAAAGAAGAGGCAGGAGACTCACAAAACTTCCATCTACAACCCCAATGGTGCCAACTTTCCCCCAGGACATCGCATGTTCCCTAAATCTCGTGAGGATAACGAGTCTCACGTCTATGCATCCATCGAGGACACCATGGTGTATGGGCACCTCCTGAAGGAATCGGATTACCCCACATCTGACAGCGACCTTGAGATCAAGCCCGAGGTGGACACTTACCGCGGCTTCACTGGGCCCACAGAAGCCCCACCTCCACCGCTGCCTCACAGCCACAGGCAGAAGCTTCCGGAGCCCGGGGCCCCTGAAGTGGACGTGTACCGCCCTTTCATAGACCAATCTGAAAGTGCCCTGCCCGTCCAggacaaaatggtggaaaacGAGCTGTATGGCCCCGGCAGCAATGGACTCGGCTCACCCGTTTCGCCCACTCCCGACTCCCACAGCGAACAATGA